One part of the Alistipes onderdonkii genome encodes these proteins:
- a CDS encoding cyclophilin-like fold protein produces MKKIRLVSFLLVAVLSTVACGSSDREPFTPGQPETPEQPGGDDNGEPDTPALGGNGRYLVLYASRTNNTGRVAQLIQTTLGCDLLEVEPETPYDNDYNAMLERSQEELAAIRQGDYPPVKTTVENFDDYDMIFFGYPIWHGSMATPMQTFLHGHASKLAGKRIALFATSGSSGISTSVSEARSLCPDATLMEHTLLLTSSTLSQMTTRVPAWLEEIGANREEQDKPDAPDATSLKMNITVGDRTLTATMEDNAAGRDFLSRLPLEITLNDYNGTTEKIFYPDPALTTEGVTRGCAPTPGDITIYAPWGNVAIFCKNWSHSSDLIKIGRIDGDGIDALSIGGDIRVKIERL; encoded by the coding sequence TACTGGTTGCCGTCCTTTCGACGGTAGCCTGCGGCAGTTCCGATCGTGAGCCGTTCACCCCCGGACAACCCGAAACGCCCGAACAGCCGGGTGGCGACGACAATGGAGAACCCGATACGCCTGCTCTCGGCGGTAACGGTCGCTATCTGGTGCTTTACGCTTCGCGCACGAACAATACCGGGCGTGTGGCGCAACTGATTCAGACGACGCTCGGCTGCGACCTGCTGGAAGTCGAGCCGGAAACGCCTTACGATAACGACTATAATGCCATGTTGGAACGCTCTCAGGAAGAACTGGCGGCCATCCGGCAAGGCGATTATCCGCCCGTCAAGACTACTGTTGAAAATTTCGATGACTATGATATGATATTTTTCGGTTACCCGATCTGGCACGGCAGTATGGCAACGCCGATGCAGACGTTCCTGCACGGGCATGCCTCGAAGCTTGCCGGGAAGCGGATAGCCTTGTTCGCCACAAGCGGGAGCAGTGGAATTTCCACATCGGTCAGCGAGGCCCGCAGCCTTTGCCCCGATGCCACACTTATGGAACACACATTATTATTGACATCTTCAACACTGTCACAAATGACAACCCGTGTACCTGCATGGCTTGAAGAAATAGGAGCAAACCGGGAAGAGCAGGACAAGCCTGATGCACCGGATGCAACCTCTTTGAAAATGAATATCACGGTCGGTGACCGCACGCTCACTGCCACAATGGAGGACAATGCCGCAGGCAGGGATTTCCTGTCCCGGCTTCCGCTTGAGATTACGCTGAACGACTACAACGGCACGACTGAGAAAATCTTCTATCCCGATCCGGCTTTGACGACGGAAGGCGTCACGCGCGGTTGTGCCCCCACGCCCGGCGACATCACGATTTATGCGCCGTGGGGTAACGTGGCCATTTTCTGCAAAAACTGGTCGCACAGCAGCGACCTGATTAAAATAGGCCGCATCGACGGCGACGGGATCGACGCCCTGAGCATCGGCGGCGATATTCGCGTGAAAATAGAGCGACTGTAA
- a CDS encoding DapH/DapD/GlmU-related protein, whose amino-acid sequence MTIEDFKNYVKTGQALDTEEIHRFMDEMSDEARRVTFRLNTAYHTPDEVRGLLSELFGCRVPQSLRVFPPFYADFGKNISMGENVFVNACCHFQDHGGVTIGDGCQIGHNVVFATLNHGLSPEKRKSTCPAPIVLGKNVWVGSNATILQGVTIGDNAVVAAGAVVTKDVAANTIVGGVPAKFIKAI is encoded by the coding sequence ATGACCATCGAAGATTTCAAAAATTATGTAAAGACGGGACAGGCCCTCGATACGGAGGAAATACACCGTTTCATGGACGAGATGAGCGACGAGGCTCGTCGTGTCACCTTCCGGCTGAATACGGCTTACCATACGCCGGACGAGGTGCGGGGATTGCTCTCCGAACTATTCGGCTGCCGAGTGCCGCAGTCGCTCCGCGTTTTCCCGCCGTTCTATGCCGATTTCGGCAAAAATATCAGTATGGGTGAGAATGTGTTTGTCAACGCCTGCTGCCATTTTCAGGATCACGGCGGGGTGACGATAGGCGACGGATGCCAAATCGGGCATAATGTAGTGTTTGCCACGCTCAACCACGGGCTTTCGCCCGAAAAGCGCAAATCCACCTGCCCCGCACCCATCGTACTCGGGAAAAATGTCTGGGTAGGCTCGAATGCGACTATACTGCAAGGCGTAACCATCGGCGACAATGCCGTCGTCGCAGCGGGAGCGGTCGTGACGAAAGACGTGGCGGCGAATACGATCGTGGGCGGTGTCCCGGCAAAGTTTATCAAGGCAATCTGA
- a CDS encoding flavin reductase, protein MIRSILSVLLLSVMLSCGTTVKESPDERNTTEMGKKNIGSLLALYPKPMTVVGAEVEGKVNWLVVGHTGIIGHDRILVSMSKSHYTNQGIRKSKKLSINLVSRGMLPKADYVGSVSGASVDKSGVFEYHIGENGTPVIDASPLTMECEVVDVYETEGFDNFICSVVNTYADPDVLGSDGKPDYTHLKPVLFDFTTYSYLATGEVIGKCLNLDKQPGMCAKLPMASDGIVRLSKVEVYPEYLEAYLEYATQVGEVSLRTEPGVLTMYAVREKENPCMVTILETYASREAYEKHIASEHFQKYKQGTLHMVKTLVLSDQIPLDPANRINNFIQ, encoded by the coding sequence ATGATAAGATCTATTTTAAGCGTGCTGCTCTTATCCGTTATGCTGTCATGCGGCACGACGGTGAAAGAGAGCCCGGATGAACGTAATACGACTGAAATGGGAAAGAAAAATATCGGAAGTCTGCTGGCTCTCTATCCGAAACCGATGACGGTTGTGGGTGCCGAAGTCGAAGGAAAAGTGAACTGGCTCGTAGTGGGTCACACGGGAATTATCGGCCACGACCGGATACTCGTAAGTATGAGTAAAAGCCATTATACCAATCAGGGAATAAGGAAATCGAAGAAACTATCCATCAATCTCGTAAGCCGCGGGATGCTGCCCAAAGCCGACTATGTGGGCAGCGTGAGCGGAGCGTCGGTCGATAAATCGGGAGTGTTCGAGTATCATATCGGTGAAAACGGTACGCCTGTCATCGACGCTTCTCCGCTCACAATGGAGTGCGAGGTCGTGGATGTCTACGAAACGGAGGGCTTCGACAACTTTATCTGTTCCGTAGTCAATACCTATGCAGACCCCGATGTGCTCGGCAGCGACGGTAAGCCCGACTACACCCATTTGAAACCCGTGCTGTTCGATTTTACGACCTATTCCTATCTTGCGACGGGAGAGGTGATCGGCAAGTGTCTGAACCTGGACAAACAGCCGGGCATGTGCGCCAAACTGCCGATGGCCTCCGACGGCATTGTGCGGTTGTCGAAAGTCGAGGTTTATCCGGAATATCTCGAAGCCTATTTGGAGTATGCGACTCAAGTCGGCGAGGTTTCCTTGCGCACCGAGCCGGGAGTATTGACCATGTATGCAGTCCGCGAAAAGGAGAATCCTTGTATGGTGACCATTCTCGAAACCTACGCGAGCCGGGAGGCTTATGAAAAGCATATCGCCTCGGAACATTTTCAAAAATACAAACAGGGAACGCTGCATATGGTCAAGACGCTGGTGCTCTCCGACCAGATCCCGCTCGATCCGGCAAACAGAATCAATAACTTCATCCAATAA
- a CDS encoding carboxymuconolactone decarboxylase family protein has product MNRILLFSVFSILTFNVMAQEKIVQTAGRNQLGEFAPKFAELNDDVLFGEVWSRTDKLGLRDRSLVTITSLVSQGITDSSLTFHLQSAKNNGITRTEIAEIITHIGFYAGWPKAWAAFRLAKDVWAEDTAGEDARAAFQREMIFPIGEPNTAYAQYFIGNSYLASISREQVNISNVTFEPRCRNNWHIHRAAKGGGQMLIGVAGRGWYQEEGKPAVEILPGTVIHIPANVKHWHGAAADSWFSHLAFEVPGENTSNEWLEPVTDAQYDRLPE; this is encoded by the coding sequence ATGAACAGAATTCTTTTATTTTCAGTATTCAGCATTTTAACATTCAACGTTATGGCACAGGAAAAGATCGTACAAACGGCAGGGCGCAACCAGTTGGGGGAGTTCGCCCCGAAATTCGCGGAACTCAACGACGATGTCCTTTTCGGCGAGGTGTGGAGCCGCACCGACAAACTCGGCCTGCGTGACCGCAGCCTGGTTACGATCACATCGCTCGTCAGCCAGGGTATCACGGACAGCTCGCTGACATTCCATCTTCAGTCCGCGAAGAATAACGGTATTACCCGCACGGAGATCGCCGAGATCATCACGCACATAGGGTTCTATGCGGGATGGCCTAAAGCGTGGGCGGCATTCCGCCTCGCCAAAGACGTGTGGGCGGAAGATACTGCCGGAGAGGACGCCAGGGCGGCTTTCCAGCGCGAGATGATCTTTCCCATCGGCGAGCCCAACACGGCCTATGCACAATATTTTATCGGGAACAGCTACCTCGCATCGATTTCACGGGAGCAGGTGAACATTTCCAACGTTACCTTCGAGCCGCGTTGCCGCAACAACTGGCATATCCACCGTGCAGCGAAGGGCGGCGGCCAAATGCTTATCGGTGTTGCCGGCCGCGGCTGGTACCAGGAAGAGGGCAAGCCGGCGGTGGAGATTCTTCCCGGTACGGTCATCCATATTCCCGCTAACGTAAAACATTGGCACGGCGCAGCGGCCGACAGCTGGTTTTCTCATCTGGCCTTCGAGGTGCCGGGCGAGAATACCTCCAATGAATGGTTGGAACCCGTAACCGATGCGCAGTATGACCGGCTCCCCGAATGA
- a CDS encoding helix-turn-helix domain-containing protein, protein MNEIMKIDTIQQYNDYFGVETLHPLVSVIEGSRGKPLYYCRKLYNVYAILLKDTICGQLKYGQSAYDYQRGAILFIAPGQVMGSEDDGLLHQPEGWILAFHPELLRGTPLARMMKEYSYFSYNANEALHLSEQERKTVIECMEKIRTELQYPIDKHSKPLIVDNVKLLLDYCIRFYDRQFITRENANHDILTRFEGFLDDYFASDAPAEKGMPSVQYCADKLCLSANYFGDLLKKETGMSPLKHIQQKMLDAAKERVIDTKKSISEISCELGFPYPQHFSRWFKKMAGCTPNEYRTAN, encoded by the coding sequence ATGAATGAAATAATGAAAATCGACACCATTCAGCAATACAACGACTATTTCGGCGTGGAGACGCTGCATCCTCTGGTCAGCGTTATCGAGGGAAGCAGGGGGAAACCCCTGTATTACTGCCGGAAATTATATAATGTATATGCCATATTGCTGAAAGACACGATTTGCGGACAGCTCAAATACGGGCAAAGCGCCTACGACTACCAGCGGGGAGCGATTCTTTTCATTGCACCCGGTCAGGTAATGGGATCGGAGGACGACGGATTGCTGCATCAACCCGAAGGGTGGATACTGGCCTTCCATCCGGAGCTTTTGCGGGGAACGCCGCTGGCCCGTATGATGAAAGAATACTCTTATTTTTCATATAACGCCAACGAAGCGCTGCATCTTTCGGAACAGGAGCGCAAGACCGTAATCGAATGTATGGAAAAGATAAGGACGGAGTTGCAATATCCCATCGACAAGCACAGCAAGCCGCTGATTGTGGACAACGTCAAACTGCTGCTCGACTACTGCATCCGCTTCTATGACCGGCAGTTCATCACCCGTGAAAATGCCAACCACGATATCCTGACCCGTTTCGAGGGCTTTCTGGATGATTATTTCGCATCGGATGCCCCGGCCGAAAAGGGGATGCCTTCGGTACAGTATTGTGCGGATAAACTATGTCTTTCGGCCAACTATTTCGGGGACTTATTGAAGAAGGAGACCGGAATGTCCCCGCTGAAGCATATCCAGCAGAAAATGCTAGACGCAGCCAAAGAGCGCGTAATCGACACGAAGAAATCCATCAGCGAAATATCCTGTGAATTGGGGTTCCCTTATCCGCAGCATTTCAGCCGCTGGTTCAAGAAAATGGCAGGATGCACGCCGAATGAATACCGAACCGCGAACTGA